The proteins below are encoded in one region of Chaetodon trifascialis isolate fChaTrf1 chromosome 11, fChaTrf1.hap1, whole genome shotgun sequence:
- the LOC139339058 gene encoding alpha-2-HS-glycoprotein-like has translation MNLLGITVVLVLLAGVWAQINVLRPQCDSAEAEEAALVAQDYLNAQHAHGYKYALNRIEDIKVLSKPDGDTYVLEVDLLETDCHVLDPTPIANCTVRPKILTAVEGDCDVVLKKVGGALTVTAFKCKTEESTEDLCLGCATLLPLNDTAALDLVHASLATFNNMTVNVTYSVLEVGRMSSQVVSGGPMYSAEYVVVEANCTDAGCVPLNDTMALRGICYAKGVTADHSVDCKMFSTLMPVVDANSTAAAAPAMPPVVHAHTSSLPHMHGLRHHKLTAMHDPQLSGLLSAESAESAEVVPVAPAVVPVAPAVVDAAADPAPAADSVSASDASSSAEVPVVVVKREIAAVPGSAVVDTPATQTDPIALVPVCPGRVRFF, from the exons ATGAATCTCTTGGGCATCACTGTGGTTCTGGTGCTACTGGCAGGGGTATGGGCTCAGATCAATGTGTTACGACCTCAGTGCGACTCcgctgaggcagaggaggctgctCTGGTGGCTCAGGATTACCTCAATGCCCAGCACGCCCACGGCTACAAGTATGCACTGAACAGGATCGAGGACATCAAGGTCCTCAGTAAG CCTGATGGAGACACATATGTCCTGGAAGTTGACCTGCTGGAGACAGACTGTCATGTGTTGGACCCCACACCTATTGCCAACTGCACAGTCAGACCCAAAATATTGACG GCAGTAGAAGGAGACTGTGATGTGGTGCTGAAGAAGGTGGGGGGAGCTCTGACTGTCACAGCTTTCAAGTGTAAAACAGAGG AGTCAACAGAGGACCTGTGCTTGGGCTGTGCTACCCTCCTTCCCCTAAATGACACCGCCGCACTGGACCTTGTCCATGCCTCTCTGGCAACCTTCAACAACATGACTGTGAACGTAACATACTCTGTTTTGGAGGTTGGAAGGATGTCATCTCAG GTTGTGTCTGGCGGCCCAATGTATTCTGCAGAGTATGTTGTTGTTGAGGCTAATTGCACTGATGCTGGCTGTGTGCCCCTGAATGACACCATGGCT CTCCGTGGGATTTGTTATGCCAAAGGTGTGACTGCTGATCACTCAGTAGACTGCAAGATGTTTTCCACTCTG ATGCCTGTTGTAGATGCCAACAGCACTGCAGCCGCAGCTCCTGCCATGCCACCAGTGGTCCACGCACATACAAGCAGCCTGCCACACATGCACGGTCTGAGACACCACAAACTGACTGCTATGCATGACCCTCAGCTAAGTGGCCTTCTGTCTGCAGAATCAGCAGAGTCAGCTGAAGTTGTACCTGTAGCCCCCGCAGTTGTACCTGTAGCCCCTGCTGTggttgatgctgctgctgatcctgctccagctgctgacaGTGTATCAGCCTCAGATGCCTCGTCCAGTGCTGAGGTGCCTGTTGTTGTGGTGAAGAGAGAGATAGCTGCTGTACCCGGTTCTGCAGTGGTTGACACCCCTGCAACTCAAACAGACCCCATTGCTCTTGTGCCAGTGTGCCCAGGAAGGGTCAGATTCTTTTAA
- the LOC139339129 gene encoding protein crumbs homolog 1-like yields MLRFSVHVWMLWLLYAGAVSDEDINVCEQQPCQNGGVCESHNEGFSCLCSQQSQNGRLYGGETCTTVLSGCDDNQCENGGICSPLLINDQHTYTCICLAGFTGPKCQTPTVFSFESRGYMYIETQLLDPEAPLNVTFSFRSARPVGTLLQRRVDDLLLSVELMGGHLCLRSLRGQGSSTLVQELPQYLSNNRWHTVEASLGGVVSLIRLLCTEGSCTRDSSTEVQLLEQASALPEPGTVRQSLFIGAVGGSWGLGRAADDADHPPAFLGCFRDVFVDSHLVLPVTVPEDSDAQANITAGCSDKDKCDESPCQNRGRCVSQGWRSYMCECHRPHEGSNCAEEYITARFGNKDLESYAVFSLDDDPGDAVTISMFIRTRQSSGLLLILANSTSQYLRLWLEKGRVKVQVNNFETLLGQGAVSNGHFHLVTVKLEAMETILFQSAQRQGSMPIRPIQTHPGDLVFVGGLPDSRASASFGGYFKGCVQDLRINSKRLQFYPIATPVESYSLEQLINVAQGCSSDNACAVNPCLNGGVCYSMWDDFICNCPPNTAGQRCEEVKWCELSPCPASAVCQPCSQGFECLSTVTFRAESSILHYRSNRKIKRNLSSVSLSFRTRQSAATILQAQKDSDYLIISLRDSHLVMELQAGANKDYRKVTVQSQGPVSDGEWHTVELSMENQTLPTSRWIMAVDGGKDEQSMSKTAAGDLNFLREGADIFLGGLSLDAGVKLSGCLGLVEIGGLPLPFHHDTELKLPRPQEEKFARINSNAAPQYGCWGASVCAPNPCMNEGVCEDLFDSHHCTCPSEWTGPLCQESTNTCVSSPCIYGNCTNLPGGFRCVCELGYSGEQCEVEVDMCENSNCSNGATCLKGFESYTCLCPQNLTGQYCDEKIPEIPWYIETNPLPQLPVSACIGTRWNYSCFNGGNCSEANNTCDCLPGFTGQWCEKDVDECASYPCMNGGFCVNYVNSFECVCDMNYSGIHCQIDVSDFYLYLFLGLWQNLFQLVSYLVIRLDDEPEIEWGFHVND; encoded by the exons ATGTTGAGATTcagcgtgcatgtgtggatgtTATGGTTGCTTTATGCAG GTGCTGTCTCCGATGAGGACATCAACGTATGTGAACAGCAGCCATGCCAAAATGGTGGTGTATGTGAGAGCCACAATGAAGGGTTCAGTTGCCTTTGCTCCCAACAAAGCCAAAATGGGCGCCTGTACGGGGGAGAGACCTGCACAACTGTACTTTCAGGCTGTGATGACAACCAGTGTGAGAATGGAGGAATATGCTCTCCCTTACTTATCAATGATCAGCACACTTACACATGCATCTGCCTTGCTGGCTTCACAGGCCCTAAATGCCAGACTCCCACCGTCTTCTCATTCGAGTCCCGAGGTTACATGTACATAGAGACTCAGCTTCTAGACCCAGAGGCTCCTCTTAATGTGACATTCAGCTTCAGGTCAGCAAGACCAGTCGGGACCCTCTTGCAGCGCAGAGTGGACGACCTGCTCCTCAGCGTTGAGCTGATGGGTGGGCATCTCTGCCTCCGCAGCCTGAGGGGTCAAGGCTCCAGCACGCTGGTTCAAGAGCTGCCACAGTACTTGTCCAACAATAGGTGGCACACAGTGGAAGCGTCGCTGGGCGGTGTGGTCAGCCTCATCAGGCTGCTCTGCACTGAAGGAAGCTGCACCAGAGACTCCAGCACTGAAGTCCAGCTGCTTGAGCAAGCTTCCGCTCTCCCCGAGCCAGGAACAGTTCGTCAAAGTCTCTTCATAGGAGCGGTCGGGGGCAGCTGGGGTTTGGGCAGAGCTGCGGATGATGCAGACCACCCGCCGGCTTTTCTGGGCTGCTTCAGAGATGTGTTTGTGGACTCACATCTGGTGTTGCCTGTTACAGTGCCAGAAGATTCAGACGCTCAGGCAAACATCACAGCGGGATGCAGCGACAAAGACAAGTGCGATGAAAGCCCGTGCCAGAACCGAGGGCGCTGTGTGAGCCAGGGCTGGAGGAGCTACATGTGTGAGTGCCACAGGCCACACGAGGGAAGCAACTGTGCAGAGG AGTATATCACTGCAAGATTTGGAAACAAAGACCTAGAGAGTTACGCTGTCTTCTCATTAGACGATGACCCGGGTGATGCTGTGACTATATCCATGTTCATTCGCACCAGACAGTCCAGtggcctgctcctcatcctGGCCAACAGTACCAGCCAGTACCTCCGCCTGTGGCTGGAAAAGGGCAGGGTCAAAGTTCAGGTCAACAACTTTGAGACCCTTCTTGGTCAAGGTGCGGTCAGTAACGGCCATTTCCATCTGGTGACTGTGAAGCTGGAAGCAATGGAAACCATCTTGTTCCAGTCAGCCCAGAGACAGGGCTCTATGCCCATTAGGCCCATCCAGACCCATCCTGGGGACCTGGTTTTCGTTGGGGGGCTACCAGACTCAAGGGCCTCTGCGTCATTTGGTGGCTACTTTAAGGGATGTGTACAGGATCTGAGGATTAACAGCAAACGGCTGCAGTTTTATCCCATTGCAACTCCAGTGGAATCTTACAGCCTGGAGCAACTCATCAATGTTGCACAAGGATGCAGCAGTGACAATGCCTGCGCT GTCAACCCCTGTCTCAACGGGGGAGTGTGTTACTCCATGTGGGACGATTTCATCTGTAACTGCCCCCCAAACACTGCAGGGCAGCGCTGTGAGGAGGTGAAATGGTGTGAGCTGTCTCCCTGTCCCGCGTCTGCAGTTTGTCAACCCTGCTCTCAGGGCTTTGAGT GTTTGTCTACTGTGACATTTCGcgctgaaagcagcattttgcaCTACCGCAGCAATAGGAAGATTAAACGCAACCTCAGCAGTGTCTCCCTCAGCTTCCGCACAAGACAGTCTGCTGCCACCATACTTCAGGCACAAAAGGACTCAGATTACCTCATCATCTCCCTCCGAGACTCTCATTTGGTCATGGAGCTCCAGGCTGGTGCTAACAAGGATTACCGTAAGGTGACAGTTCAAAGCCAGGGTCCAGTCAGTGATGGAGAGTGGCACACTGTGGAGCTCAGCATGGAGAACCAGACGCTGCCGACCTCCAGGTGGATCATGGCTGTGGATGGAGGAAAGGACGAGCAAAGCATGTCCAAAACAGCTGCGGGGGACCTGAATTTTCTTAGGGAAGGAGCAGACATCTTCTTGGGGGGACTGAGCCTGGACGCTGGAGTGAAGCTGTCTGGCTGTCTGGGGCTGGTGGAGATTGGAGgccttcctctccctttccACCACGACACAGAGTTGAAGCTCCCCAGACCTCAGGAGGAGAAGTTTGCGAGGATAAACAGCAACGCTGCCCCACAATACGGCTGCTGGGgggccagtgtgtgtgcacccaACCCTTGTATGAACGAGGGTGTGTGCGAGGACCTGTTTGACTCGCACCACTGCACCTGTCCCTCCGAGTGGACAGGGCCACTGTGTCAAGAGTCCACAAACACCTGCGTCTCCAGCCCCTGCATCTATGGAAACTGCACCAACCTGCCGGGGGgattcaggtgtgtgtgtgagctggggTACAGTGGTGAACAGTGTGAGGTTGAAGTTGatatgtgtgaaaacagcaattGCAGCAACGGCGCCACGTGCCTCAAAGGTTTCGAGAGCTACACATGCCTCTGCCCCCAGAATCTGACAGGCCAATACTGCGA TGAGAAGATTCCTGAAATCCCATGGTACATTGAAACCAATCC ACTTCCTCAGTTGCCTGTATCAGCATGCATTGGCACAAGATGGAACTACAGCTGCTTTAATGGAGGGAACTGCTCTGAAGCAAACAACACCTGTGACTGTCTGCCTGGTTTCACAGGACAGTG GTGTGAAAAGGATGTGGATGAATGTGCCTCGTACCCTTGCATGAACGGAGGTTTCTGTGTCAACTATGTAAAcagttttgagtgtgtgtgtgatatgaatTACTCAGGAATACACTGCCAAATTGACGTGAGCGACTTCTACTTGTACCTGTTCTTGGGCCTGTGGCAGAACCTCTTCCAGCTGGTGTCCTACCTTGTGATACGCCTCGACGACGAGCCAGAAATTGAGTGGGGATTCCATGTCAATGATTAG
- the LOC139339039 gene encoding sentrin-specific protease 5-like encodes MLSCDPPSLTLNLSKMHRAQNHWRKAKHLKTKKGFVSSINGVSHLSRRAKRRLHFKLQLWMWRKRREKCRFWTLRAKKRACGINSSSCLSEKTQSQKSKSKAVSSLGCDTGGSEDTLGRQNCLLKLRESVSLSETFFASSSSQNRVTSTNVSAGNVTMTTAAVPSQQRDTLVQRSEMTDSSKHSHTVEALLSTDSDACGLTSHSKVPRTLLLAQRLDVDASSGHLTTVPPGEGQAANRDTDERSKVSSQADASLKVLTEDIHEFLEDFYRIYGSFIPLRKSDVLTHLKRRFNTDFSDRKDLIFPEVTKYQTAIIQTPVPSFQVVYKKHTLTLDDLSTLADQNWLNDQVMNMYGELIMESARHKVHFLNSFFHRQLMTKGYDGVKRWTKQVDLFSKSLLLVPIHLEVHWCLVTADIVQKKICLYDSQGNALRKVARNILKYLMTEAKEKKQIAFESGWAVSFDEKIPQQTNENDCGVFVLEYSRCLALGKALQFSQKDIPKIRKRIYKELCDCELHEQD; translated from the exons ATGCTCTCATGTGACCCTCCATCGCTCACTCTTAATCTCTCCAAGATGCACCGAGCACAGAACCACTGGCGCAAAGCAAAACACctcaagacaaaaaaaggattCGTGTCTTCAATCAATGGAGTTTCTCATCTCTCCAGGCGAGCCAAGAGACGTTTGCATTTTAAATTACAGCTTTGGATGTGGAGGAAGCGGAGAGAGAAATGTCGTTTCTGGACGTTGAGGGCAAAGAAACGAGCGTGCGGGATCAACTCCAGCTCCTGCCTCAGTGAAAAGACACAATCCCAgaaaagtaaaagcaaagcAGTGTCGTCTCTTGGATGTGACACTGGAGGTTCAGAGGACACGCTTGGGAGGCAGAACTGCCTGCTGAAGCTGCGTgaatctgtcagtctgtcagaaaCGTTCTTTGCCTCCAGTTCCTCGCAGAACCGGGTTACGAGCACAAATGTTTCTGCAGGTAACGTCACTATGACAACGGCGGCGGTGCCATCACAACAGAGAGACACTTTGGTCCAGCGTAGTGAAATGACAGACTCTTCCAAACATTCTCACACTGTTGAAGCTCTGTTGAGTACAGACAGTGATGCATGTGGGTTAACTTCTCATTCTAAAGTACCAAGGACATTGTTGCTTGCTCAAAGGCTTGACGTAGACGCCTCATCAGGACACTTGACTACTGTCCCTCCAGGTGAGGGCCAGGCTGCAAACAGAGATACTGATGAGAGAAGTAAAGTGTCTTCTCAAGCTGATGCCAGCCTTAAAGTGCTGACAGAAGACATCCACG AATTTCTTGAGGACTTCTATAGAATATATGGAAGTTTCATCCCACTACGAAAGAGCGATGTGTTGACACACCTGAAGAGGAGGTTCAACACTGATTTCAGTGACAG GAAAGACCTGATCTTCCCAGAAGTTACCAAATACCAAACTGCCATCATTCAGACACCCGTTCCCTCCTTCCAGGTGGTctacaagaaacacacactgacactggaCGACTTGTCTACACTGGCGGATCAGAACTGGCTCAATGACCAG gTCATGAACATGTATGGAGAATTGATAATGGAATCTGCCCGTCACAAG GTCCATTTTCTCAACAGCTTCTTCCACAGGCAGCTCATGACTAAAGGATATGATGGTGTTAAGAGATGGACAAAGCAG GTGGATTTGTTTTCTAAGAGTTTGCTTTTGGTGCCCATCCACCTGGAGGTCCACTGGTGTCTGGTGACTGCTGACATTGTTCAAAAGAAGATCTGCCTTTACGACTCTCAAGGGAACGCACTCCGCAAGGTTGCAAGG AACATCCTGAAATACTTGATGACAGAAGCAAAGGAGAAAAAGCAGATAGCTTTTGAAAGTGGTTGGGCTGTGTCGTTCGATGAG AAAATCCCACAACAGACCAATGAAAATGACTGTGGAGTCTTTGTCTTGGAG TATTCCAGATGCCTTGCTCTGGGAAAAGCTCTGCAGTTTTCACAGAAGGACATACCAAAGATCCGCAAGCGAATCTATAAGGAGCTCTGTGACTGTGAGCTCCATGAGCAGGACTGA
- the zbtb41 gene encoding zinc finger and BTB domain-containing protein 41, which yields MKRKPCNPLRPKRSRQVSASSECPIEPGTALGSNAPPNPETAPESTSQIRHLAMSQHSHNLLKFLNEDRTRQRFCDVSVSVGGKVYSAHKVVLAHGSSYFHAELSKNPTTMHVTLDHVEDSVFQHLLGFLYTSECAVAEMDLPALTEAARFLDMMDILKLLYEEGDNNPVCAIQAQGEIRGSPEVEMTSSDSPAGDTDIQSPSDVQCTMCSQQFGTENSLQIHLAESHTDVQQETAEMEKTVGQMTATTRRSGRRRRTPTKYQRDNEEYTVNTPEEKQKTVSPKEHDEEAGKVENQAPRLDMNETCKPAQEGDVGDEEEEEEEGDVSEDVAAQRKVVEVCAADKSAGLQGSEVEGVEHQAVQETEVHVSAAGSSTQSPVYPEGLAPVIIQTSSKKTLKCPKCDKTFDRAGKYESHTRVHTGEKPFQCDICLQRYSTKSNLTVHKKKHASDAPFQKKEHKCPFCSKLHASKKTLAKHVRRFHPDHIQEFLTKRKRKSEGWKCAICLKTFTRRPHLQEHMILHTQDRPFKCSFCDEYFKSRFARLKHQEKYHLGPFPCEICGRQFNDTGNRKRHIECTHGGKRKWTCFVCGKSVRERTTLREHLRIHSGEKPHLCSICGQSFRHGSSYRLHLRVHHDDKRYECDECGKTFIRHDHLTKHQKIHSGEKAHQCEECGKCFRRHDHLTVHYKSIHLGEKVWQKYKTAVHQCEVCKKEFKGKSSLEMHFRTHSGEKPHRCPECNQTFRIKKTLTKHMVIHSDARPFNCPHCSATFKRKDKLKYHVDHVHSTRFTEQPLSNLSEDKIVSIPFEEPSKVYRAEPKSALQSTPPPTHVCVPVTLVPVQMAGGAQGDLNVHRASSLTSQPHSVVSMQAQGQQQNSGYQAATDLAFLEKYTLNPQPANIVHPVRPDQMLDPREQSYLGTLLGLDSASSVQNISNSDHTH from the exons ATGAAGAGAAAGCCTTGTAATCCTCTGCGTCCCAAACGCAGCAGGCAGGTCAGTGCCAGCAGTGAATGTCCCATAGAGCCAGGCACTGCCCTGGGCTCCAATGCCCCACCAAACCCTGAAACTGCTCCAGAGTCAACCTCACAAATCCGGCACCTGGCTATGTCACAGCACAGTCACAACCTCCTCAAGTTCTTGAATGAGGACCGGACTCGACAGAGGTTCTGTGATGTGTCGGTGTCTGTGGGTGGGAAGGTCTACAGTGCTCACAAGGTGGTGTTGGCCCACGGGAGCAGCTACTTCCACGCTGAGCTGTCCAAGAACCCTACTACAATGCATGTGACTCTGGACCATGTGGAGGACTCTGTTTTCCAACACCTCCTTGGATTTTTGTATACCTCTGAGTGTGCTGTTGCAGAGATGGACCTCCCGGCTCTAACTGAAGCGGCCCGATTCTTGGACATGATGGATATACTAAAGCTACTGTATGAAGAAGGGGACAACAACCCAGTATGTGCGATCCAAGCACAGGGTGAGATAAGGGGGTCTCCTGAAGTGGAAATGACCTCCAGTGACTCACCAGCAGGGGACACAGACATCCAGAGCCCATCCGATGTTCAGTGCACCATGTGCAGCCAACAGTTTGGCACTGAAAACTCCCTGCAGATCCACTTGGCTGAGAGTCACACGGATGTACAGCAAGAAACAGCTGAGATGGAGAAGACAGTTGGTCAGATGACTGCTACCACGCGGAGATCAGGTCGCAGGAGGAGGACACCCACCAAGTATCAGAGAGACAATGAGGAATATACTGTCAACACTCCTGAGGAGAAACAAAAGACTGTATCTCCAAAAGAGCACGATGAAGAAGCAGGAAAGGTAGAAAACCAAGCCCCCAGACTGGACATGAACGAGACATGTAAACCAGCACAGGAGGGAGATGtaggggatgaggaggaggaggaggaagagggtgacGTGAGCGAGGACGTGGCTGCACAGAGGAAAGTTGTTGAGGTTTGCGCAGCAGACAAGAGTGCAGGTCTTCAGGGTTCAGAGGTAGAAGGGGTGGAGCACCAGGCTGTTCAAGAGACGGAGGTGCATGTGTCAGCAGCCGGAAGCTCCACCCAGAGTCCAGTGTACCCTGAGGGTCTGGCTCCAGTCATCATACAGACCTCCAGCAAGAAGACTCTCAAATGCCCCAAATGTGACAAGACCTTTGACCGTGCAG GGAAGTATGAGAGTCATACCAGAGtgcacacaggagagaaaccatTCCAGTGTGACATCTGTCTTCAGCGCTACTCCACCAAATCTAACTTGACCGTACACAAGAAGAAGCACGCCAGCGACGCTCCCTTCCAGAAGAAGGAGCACAAATGCCCCTTCTGTAGCAAACTCCATGCCAGCAAGAAAACCCTGGCCAAGCATGTGAGGAG ATTTCATCCAGACCACATTCAAGAGTTTCTTaccaagaggaagagaaagagtgaaGGCTGGAAATGTGCT ATTTGTCTGAAGACCTTCACTCGCAGACCTCATCTGCAGGAGCACATGATCCTGCACACCCAGGACCGGCCTTTTAAATGCTCCTTCTGTGACGAATACTTCAAGTCCAGGTTTGCCAGGCTGAAGCACCAAGAAAAGTACCACTTAG gtcctTTTCCCTGTGAAATTTGTGGCCGACAGTTTAATGACACAGGCAACAGAAAGAGGCACATTGAGTGTACGCATGGAGGCAAAAGAAAGTGGACGTGCTTTGTGTGTGGGAAATCCGTAAGGGAAAG GACAACCTTGAGAGAGCACTTGAGGATCCACAGTGGGGAGAAGCCTCACCTCTGCAGTATCTGTGGCCAAAGTTTCCGTCACGGCAGCTCCTACAG GCTACACCTCAGAGTCCACCATGACGACAAGCGCTATGAGTGTGATGAATGCGGGAAAACCTTCATACGCCATGATCACCTCaccaaacatcagaaaatacacTCTG GTGAGAAAGCACACCAGTGTGAAGAATGCGGCAAGTGCTTCAGGCGCCATGATCATCTGACGGTCCACTACAAAAGCATCCATTTGGGAGAGAAAGTGTGGCAGAA GTATAAAActgctgtgcatcagtgtgAAGTTTGCAAGAAAGAATTTAAAGGGAAGTCCAGTCTGGAAATGCACTTCAGGACCCATTCAG GTGAGAAACCCCACAGATGTCCTGAATGCAACCAGACATTTCGGATCAAGAAGACCTTGACAAAGCACATGGTGATTCACTCAGATGCTCGTCCTTTTAACTGCCCCCACTGCAGTGCCacctttaaaagaaaagacaagctCAAGTACCACGTTGACCACGTGCACAGCACCCGGTTTACTGAGCAGCCGCTCAGCAACCTCAGTGAGGATAAAATAGTCTCCATTCCTTTTGAGGAACCTTCTAAAGTGTACCGTGCTGAACCTAAGTCAGCCCTCCAGAGCACCCCTCCTCCTACACATGTCTGCGTGCCCGTCACTTTAGTTCCTGTCCAGATGGCGGGAGGAGCACAGGGCGACCTGAACGTTCACAGGGCCTCATCTCTGACCTCCCAACCTCACAGCGTTGTGAGCATGCAGGCTCAAGGACAGCAGCAGAACTCTGGCTATCAGGCCGCTACAGACCTAGCTTTCTTAGAGAAGTACACCCTCAACCCTCAGCCCGCCAACATTGTCCACCCTGTGAGGCCCGATCAGATGCTGGATCCCAGAGAGCAGTCCTACCTGGGCACGCTGCTGGGACTGGATTCAGCTTCCTCTGTGCAGAACATCTCTAACTCTGATCACACGCACTGA